One genomic region from Thermoleptolyngbya sichuanensis A183 encodes:
- a CDS encoding sensor histidine kinase, producing MPRLREANIQVLSSESTLEELPLHDFRADCGQTGLQVAAVFEEHPALPGVVLWDAARFVGMLSRQRFLEYLLRPHGAELFLGRPLKVLHSYAAQPPLMLPGHTPILAAAQQVLRRSPDQFNEPIVVQADGAYYLLSPHDLNRAHWQIRGIETQVRYERTQVQLIQSEKMAGLGRLVDGVAHEILDPVGFIWGNLSHVSSYAADLLNLIAAYEASLPSVPPAVQQLQQAIELDYVKRDLPQAIASIRAGAERLKNLATSLQNFCHVDEVYPKPANLHECLDSMVLLLKSRLTGEIDIVCEYGHLPPVPCFIGQLSQVFMNILINAVEALLDSATYQNWVEGMSDRPTHTAAGSLSKPQIVITTSVRGLSDPSPSGGTWANPSGAIAPADSDPIQATAKTAQSPSGAAARNERRWVSVRITDNGPGLSPEVQQRILESFTVERRAAKETSLSVSYQIVTAKHGGQFRLKSPALFPADAPAGIGTEFEILLPLS from the coding sequence ATGCCGCGATTGCGCGAAGCCAACATTCAAGTGCTTAGCTCAGAGTCTACGCTGGAAGAACTGCCGCTGCACGACTTTCGGGCAGATTGTGGACAGACGGGGCTGCAAGTTGCGGCGGTGTTCGAGGAGCATCCAGCGCTGCCGGGCGTGGTGCTGTGGGATGCGGCGCGGTTTGTGGGGATGCTGTCGCGTCAGCGCTTTCTGGAATATCTGCTGCGGCCGCATGGGGCGGAGTTATTTCTCGGTCGCCCGCTGAAAGTCTTGCACAGCTACGCCGCCCAGCCGCCGCTAATGCTACCAGGGCACACGCCGATTCTGGCAGCGGCGCAGCAGGTCTTACGGCGATCGCCCGACCAGTTCAACGAGCCAATCGTGGTGCAGGCAGACGGGGCGTATTATCTGCTCAGCCCCCATGATCTGAACCGGGCCCATTGGCAGATTCGCGGCATCGAAACCCAGGTGCGCTATGAGCGAACCCAGGTGCAACTGATTCAGAGCGAAAAAATGGCTGGGCTGGGGAGACTGGTGGACGGCGTAGCCCATGAAATCCTCGACCCGGTGGGCTTTATCTGGGGAAACCTCAGCCATGTGTCGAGCTATGCCGCCGACCTGCTGAATCTAATCGCCGCCTACGAAGCCAGCCTGCCGTCGGTACCGCCTGCGGTGCAGCAGCTTCAGCAAGCTATTGAGCTAGATTACGTAAAACGGGATCTGCCCCAGGCGATCGCCAGCATCCGCGCCGGAGCCGAGCGGCTCAAGAACCTGGCCACCAGCCTGCAAAACTTTTGCCATGTGGATGAGGTCTATCCCAAGCCTGCCAACCTGCATGAATGCCTTGACAGCATGGTGCTGCTGCTAAAAAGCCGCCTGACTGGAGAAATCGACATCGTGTGTGAATATGGGCATCTGCCGCCCGTGCCCTGCTTTATTGGGCAACTGAGTCAGGTGTTTATGAATATTTTGATCAACGCCGTCGAGGCGCTGCTGGACTCGGCCACTTACCAGAACTGGGTTGAGGGGATGAGCGATCGCCCCACCCACACGGCGGCCGGTTCTCTCAGCAAACCCCAGATAGTCATCACTACATCTGTCCGGGGACTGTCGGACCCATCACCCAGCGGCGGGACATGGGCCAACCCATCGGGGGCGATCGCGCCAGCCGACTCAGACCCCATCCAAGCAACCGCTAAAACAGCCCAATCGCCCTCAGGGGCAGCAGCGCGAAACGAACGCCGCTGGGTGTCTGTCCGCATTACGGACAACGGCCCCGGACTCTCGCCCGAAGTCCAGCAGCGTATTCTAGAGTCGTTCACCGTCGAGCGTCGTGCTGCCAAAGAAACCAGCCTATCCGTCAGCTATCAAATTGTCACCGCCAAACACGGCGGCCAGTTTCGCCTCAAATCTCCCGCCCTTTTCCCAGCCGACGCGCCCGCTGGCATCGGCACCGAATTTGAAATTCTTTTGCCACTGTCATAA
- a CDS encoding PRC-barrel domain-containing protein, which yields MTTDSTAAAIPVMLQSEVIGKVVIKPDTAEEVGRVSRLWLDPKAHQIVGLECTAGALGIKRHAYNWLQIASIGSEGVILKAHIGPEPTKPDTVVFVLGDEVWTDSGSRAGLVVDYRLDPTSGRVLDYLFTTDGWGGLTKGLHRLHPAGVIGVSDRRLVCTVSSVEAAELESPGVVQKVQQARDFLKNDYSQTKADVSNLKQKLTGFVGQAQSSAQSLTEQTKATLAEKAEQLQQTTEKAKETLADKAGQLQQTAENAAAQAKEKLADATTQMQATGEKAKESMANLTAQAQDKAQQLSEQAQGAIADATQRLQPPEPPAASPEDLPDSSNS from the coding sequence ATGACTACTGATTCCACTGCTGCGGCAATTCCCGTTATGTTGCAAAGTGAGGTGATCGGCAAAGTTGTCATCAAGCCGGACACGGCTGAGGAAGTCGGGCGCGTCAGTCGGCTCTGGCTCGATCCCAAAGCGCATCAAATTGTGGGGCTGGAATGCACAGCGGGCGCATTGGGGATTAAGCGCCATGCCTATAATTGGCTACAAATTGCCAGCATTGGCTCTGAAGGAGTTATTCTCAAGGCCCACATTGGCCCAGAACCGACCAAGCCCGATACGGTTGTGTTCGTGCTGGGTGATGAGGTGTGGACGGATAGCGGCAGCCGCGCTGGGCTGGTGGTGGATTATCGCCTTGACCCGACGAGCGGGCGCGTGCTGGATTACCTGTTTACAACCGACGGCTGGGGCGGACTGACGAAGGGACTGCATCGGCTGCATCCGGCGGGCGTGATTGGCGTGAGCGATCGCCGCTTGGTTTGCACTGTGTCTTCGGTCGAGGCGGCGGAGTTGGAAAGCCCCGGCGTGGTGCAGAAGGTGCAGCAGGCGCGGGATTTCCTCAAAAATGATTATTCTCAAACCAAAGCAGATGTCAGCAACCTCAAGCAAAAGCTGACGGGCTTCGTTGGGCAGGCGCAAAGCAGTGCCCAATCGCTAACCGAGCAAACCAAAGCCACCCTTGCAGAGAAAGCTGAGCAGCTTCAGCAAACGACCGAAAAGGCAAAAGAAACCCTTGCGGATAAAGCTGGCCAGCTTCAGCAAACAGCTGAGAACGCTGCTGCACAGGCAAAAGAGAAGCTGGCCGACGCGACAACCCAGATGCAAGCAACGGGGGAAAAAGCCAAAGAGTCTATGGCTAATCTCACGGCCCAGGCACAGGACAAGGCACAGCAGCTTTCGGAACAGGCTCAGGGGGCGATCGCCGATGCAACCCAGCGCCTCCAGCCGCCTGAGCCGCCTGCTGCCAGCCCAGAAGACCTGCCTGATTCCTCTAATTCCTAA
- a CDS encoding peptidoglycan-binding domain-containing protein translates to MKTVYSLQQFIAVLSGLGYFANSDANSDSLQNNPQPEQRKGQSQRARDDLQLAICTFQAHYGLPLTGEADQPTQEKARQLIRNLHHGLKQTVSPDLSISEFYGPRTVSAVQQFQAQHRLPATGVATASVRSAIEEDLKQQLRQALGRAGNRRTPCPCAN, encoded by the coding sequence ATGAAAACGGTTTATTCTTTGCAACAATTCATCGCCGTGCTATCGGGGCTGGGATATTTCGCAAATTCGGACGCAAACTCGGACAGCCTGCAAAACAACCCGCAGCCAGAGCAGCGCAAAGGACAAAGCCAGCGGGCGAGGGATGACCTGCAACTGGCAATTTGTACCTTTCAGGCACACTACGGGCTGCCGCTGACGGGCGAAGCAGACCAGCCCACCCAGGAAAAAGCACGCCAGCTTATTCGCAACTTGCACCACGGACTGAAACAAACCGTGAGTCCGGATCTGTCCATCAGCGAGTTTTATGGGCCGCGCACGGTTAGCGCCGTTCAGCAGTTTCAAGCGCAACACAGACTGCCTGCGACTGGCGTTGCCACGGCTAGCGTCCGCAGCGCTATTGAAGAAGACCTCAAACAGCAACTCCGGCAAGCCCTCGGCCGTGCTGGCAATCGGCGTACCCCTTGTCCCTGTGCAAATTAG
- the sigC gene encoding RNA polymerase sigma factor SigC has translation MPARSFSAEADYNDSSNSFELQTGAVNAQDDDLEAQLSEDLASLEMEYGAGAIGKNATARRTTDLVRLYLQEIGRVRLLGRDEEVSEAQKVQRYMSLLEACHKAAEQGDQALQHYLQIMETQDRLASMLGHRPSLERWAEAAGIAVTELKPLLAQGKRRWAELVQRPVEELELVQSEGLAAKDHMIKANLRLVVSVAKKYQNRGLELLDLIQEGTLGLERAVEKFDPTKGYRFSTYAYWWIRQGITRAIATQSRIIRLPVHITEKLNKIKKAQRKVSQEKGRTATYEDIAAELDMTAPQVREVLQRVPRAVSLETKVGKERDTELGDLLETEGASPEELLMRESLIRDLQQLLTDLTSRERDVIQMRFGLGDGQPYSLAEIGRALDLSRERVRQIEAKALQKLRQPKRRNRVRDYLEALS, from the coding sequence ATGCCAGCAAGATCTTTCTCCGCTGAGGCGGACTACAACGACTCCTCGAATAGCTTTGAGCTTCAAACTGGCGCTGTCAACGCTCAAGATGACGATTTAGAAGCGCAACTGAGCGAGGATTTGGCAAGCCTGGAAATGGAGTATGGGGCGGGTGCAATCGGCAAAAACGCCACCGCGCGGCGCACGACTGACTTGGTGCGACTCTACCTCCAGGAAATTGGGCGGGTGCGGCTCCTGGGGCGCGATGAAGAAGTCTCGGAAGCTCAAAAGGTGCAGCGCTATATGTCTTTGCTAGAGGCTTGCCACAAAGCAGCCGAACAGGGCGACCAAGCGCTCCAGCACTACCTGCAAATTATGGAAACTCAGGATCGGCTGGCATCCATGCTGGGGCATCGTCCCTCGCTAGAGCGCTGGGCCGAGGCGGCGGGGATCGCCGTGACAGAACTGAAGCCGCTGCTGGCACAGGGCAAGCGCCGCTGGGCAGAACTGGTGCAGCGTCCGGTGGAGGAATTGGAACTGGTGCAATCGGAAGGGCTGGCTGCCAAGGATCACATGATCAAGGCCAACCTGCGCCTAGTGGTGTCGGTGGCCAAGAAGTATCAGAATCGCGGGCTGGAATTGCTGGATCTGATTCAAGAGGGCACGCTGGGTCTGGAGCGAGCAGTGGAGAAATTTGACCCGACGAAGGGTTATCGCTTCAGCACCTATGCCTACTGGTGGATTCGGCAGGGCATCACGCGGGCGATCGCCACCCAAAGCCGAATTATCCGCCTGCCCGTCCACATCACCGAAAAGCTCAACAAAATCAAGAAAGCGCAGCGCAAAGTCTCTCAGGAGAAGGGCCGCACCGCCACCTACGAAGACATCGCTGCCGAACTCGACATGACCGCGCCCCAGGTACGCGAGGTGTTGCAGCGTGTTCCCCGCGCTGTGTCTCTGGAAACCAAAGTGGGCAAGGAGCGCGACACGGAACTGGGCGACCTGCTGGAAACCGAAGGCGCATCGCCAGAGGAACTGCTGATGCGGGAATCTCTGATCCGCGATTTGCAGCAGTTGCTCACCGACCTTACCAGCCGCGAGCGCGACGTAATTCAGATGCGCTTTGGACTGGGCGACGGACAGCCCTATTCTCTGGCGGAAATTGGCCGGGCGCTGGATCTGTCTCGTGAGCGGGTGCGCCAGATCGAGGCGAAGGCGTTGCAAAAGCTGCGTCAGCCCAAGCGTCGCAACCGCGTCCGCGACTATCTGGAAGCGCTGTCGTAG
- a CDS encoding GTP-binding protein translates to MDQELDEAIASFREIQADLTYCQAQDALRDLVNGLDLTPRERSGLETELTSLQTLLQKLDRMVVQIAVFGMVGRGKSSLLNALLGQSVFETGPVHGITQAVQAANWEIRQEAIAGSAQEVLRVSLPGTGQSQVELIDTPGIDEVDGEGREQLAQQIAKQADLILFVVSGDITRVEYEALSALRQAAKPMLLVFNKVDQYPDADRQAIYQTIRDQRVRELLSPDEIVMAAASPMTTTAVRQPDGQLVVRREAGKPQIDDLKLKILEILHREGKSLVALNTMLYADDVSDRLLQRKLEIRDRSADDLIWQGVMTKAVAIALNPITVLDLLGGAVIEIALIVTLSRLYGIPMTQQNALMLLQKMAIGLGGVTASDLLLTLGLGSLKSLLGAAAPATGGASVLPYASVAIAQAGVAGVSTYVIGQLTKTYLANGASWGPTGLKTVVSEILDSLDEASILSRIKDELQAKLEQR, encoded by the coding sequence CTGGATCAAGAACTGGACGAGGCGATCGCCAGTTTTCGCGAGATCCAGGCAGATCTAACCTACTGTCAGGCGCAGGACGCGCTGCGGGATCTGGTGAATGGGCTAGATCTGACCCCGCGAGAGCGATCGGGTTTGGAAACAGAGCTAACCAGCCTGCAAACCCTGCTGCAAAAGCTCGACCGCATGGTGGTGCAAATTGCGGTGTTTGGCATGGTGGGGCGGGGCAAGTCGTCGCTGCTGAATGCGCTGCTGGGGCAGTCGGTGTTTGAAACGGGGCCGGTGCATGGCATCACGCAGGCGGTGCAGGCGGCGAACTGGGAAATTCGGCAGGAGGCGATCGCCGGAAGCGCTCAGGAGGTTCTGCGGGTGTCGCTGCCGGGAACGGGCCAGTCGCAGGTAGAGCTGATCGACACACCGGGCATCGACGAAGTAGACGGCGAGGGGCGCGAACAACTGGCACAGCAGATTGCCAAACAGGCGGATCTAATCCTGTTCGTTGTATCGGGCGATATTACCCGCGTGGAATATGAGGCGTTGTCGGCGCTGCGGCAGGCGGCTAAGCCGATGCTGCTGGTGTTCAACAAGGTGGATCAGTATCCCGATGCCGATCGTCAAGCAATTTATCAGACCATCCGCGACCAGCGCGTGCGAGAACTGCTGTCGCCGGACGAAATCGTCATGGCGGCGGCTTCGCCGATGACGACGACGGCCGTGCGTCAGCCTGATGGCCAGCTTGTGGTGCGCCGAGAAGCCGGAAAGCCCCAGATAGACGACCTGAAGCTGAAAATTTTGGAGATTTTGCACCGCGAGGGCAAGTCGCTGGTGGCGCTGAATACGATGCTCTATGCCGACGATGTGAGCGATCGCCTGTTGCAGCGCAAGCTCGAAATCCGCGATCGCAGCGCCGATGACCTGATCTGGCAGGGCGTGATGACCAAGGCCGTGGCGATCGCCCTGAACCCGATTACCGTGCTGGATCTGCTGGGCGGCGCAGTGATTGAAATTGCCCTGATTGTCACCCTGTCACGGCTCTACGGCATCCCCATGACCCAGCAAAACGCCCTCATGCTGCTGCAAAAAATGGCAATTGGGCTAGGCGGCGTGACGGCCAGCGACCTGCTGCTGACGCTGGGACTGGGTTCGCTGAAAAGCCTGCTGGGTGCCGCGGCTCCAGCTACTGGGGGCGCGTCGGTGTTGCCCTATGCCTCCGTGGCGATCGCCCAGGCAGGGGTCGCAGGAGTGTCTACCTACGTCATTGGCCAGCTCACCAAAACCTACCTCGCCAACGGCGCATCCTGGGGGCCCACCGGGCTAAAAACCGTCGTCAGCGAAATTCTTGACTCTCTTGACGAAGCCTCCATTCTGAGCCGAATTAAGGACGAATTGCAGGCTAAGTTGGAGCAGCGATAG
- a CDS encoding SRPBCC family protein: MADFQIFEQSIQISASATAVEQCLIDLELMHRWLNPALRCEPVGVWSTELGSKSRFLIQTPLAQPALYSTVVEREPGLIVWEFRGFFQGRDRWECQPTSTGTTLINRFEFRIPNPVIRYGFNTFAAEWTRQDMQAQLRRLKRVAEALYNSSQTAPKK; the protein is encoded by the coding sequence ATGGCTGATTTTCAGATCTTTGAGCAATCTATTCAGATCAGCGCCAGCGCAACAGCGGTCGAGCAGTGTCTTATAGACCTGGAGTTGATGCATCGCTGGCTCAATCCGGCGCTGCGCTGTGAGCCTGTGGGTGTTTGGAGTACAGAGCTAGGCAGCAAGAGCCGATTTCTGATTCAAACGCCGCTGGCGCAACCTGCGCTCTACAGCACGGTGGTCGAGCGGGAGCCAGGGCTGATCGTGTGGGAGTTTAGGGGATTCTTTCAGGGGCGCGATCGCTGGGAGTGTCAACCGACTTCTACGGGCACGACGCTGATCAATCGCTTTGAGTTTCGCATTCCCAACCCCGTCATCCGCTATGGGTTTAATACGTTTGCGGCGGAGTGGACTCGGCAGGATATGCAGGCGCAGTTGCGGCGGCTAAAGCGCGTGGCAGAAGCGCTTTACAATAGCTCACAAACCGCGCCCAAAAAGTGA
- the trmD gene encoding tRNA (guanosine(37)-N1)-methyltransferase TrmD has product MRFDLITLFPDFFSSPLQSGLLGKALANQIAEVHLTNPRDFTTDKHHKVDDEPYGGGVGMLMKPEPIFAAVESLPVLPRREVLLMTPQGEPMCQRMFQEFSSSRDQLVIICGHYEGVDERVLHLVTREVSLGDFVLTCGEIPALALLNGVIRLLPGTVGKVESLKLESFEDGLLDYPQYTRPAEFRGWRVPDVLLSGNHQAIAHWRHEQQLERTQKRRPDLWQAWQERQKSFPKEPD; this is encoded by the coding sequence GTGCGCTTCGACCTAATCACCCTGTTTCCCGATTTCTTTTCCTCTCCCCTGCAATCCGGACTGCTGGGCAAAGCGCTGGCAAACCAGATCGCGGAGGTGCATCTGACCAATCCCCGCGATTTCACTACCGACAAGCATCACAAGGTCGATGACGAACCCTATGGCGGCGGCGTGGGGATGTTGATGAAGCCGGAGCCGATCTTTGCAGCGGTGGAGTCGCTGCCCGTGCTACCCCGACGGGAGGTGCTGCTCATGACTCCGCAGGGGGAGCCGATGTGCCAGCGGATGTTTCAGGAGTTTTCCAGCAGCCGGGATCAACTGGTCATTATCTGTGGACACTACGAGGGCGTAGACGAGCGCGTGCTGCATCTGGTGACGCGGGAAGTGTCGCTGGGGGACTTTGTATTGACCTGTGGCGAAATTCCGGCGCTGGCGCTGCTAAATGGCGTGATTCGCCTGCTGCCGGGGACGGTGGGAAAAGTCGAGTCGCTGAAGCTGGAAAGCTTTGAGGATGGGCTGCTGGACTATCCCCAATACACTCGTCCGGCGGAGTTTCGCGGGTGGCGCGTGCCCGATGTGCTGCTGTCGGGAAACCACCAGGCGATCGCCCACTGGCGGCACGAACAGCAGCTCGAGCGCACGCAGAAACGCCGCCCCGACCTTTGGCAGGCATGGCAGGAGCGGCAAAAGTCTTTCCCCAAAGAGCCTGATTAG